From a region of the Dictyostelium discoideum AX4 chromosome 2 chromosome, whole genome shotgun sequence genome:
- a CDS encoding NCS-1/frequenin-related protein: MGNSKLSKEEKDEIMKKTKYTSGDIEQLTKDFKVAAASDKKAGFSQEEFIKFFRIRFNEWDEASMVRMFKLFDSDGNGVIDVKEFITALYMMTRAPTTDKLGFLFDLFDSDKSGYLEAGEIEKLVNIVVVCSSAMGYTTSEAIDFVYSITSIKISREEFVKSASQSDKFVRMICFYDNPCKQLLY; the protein is encoded by the exons ATGGGAAATTCAAAACTATCCAAAGAAGAAAAGGatgaaataatgaaaaaaaccaaatataCCTCTGGTGATATTGAACAATTAACAAAAGATTTCAAAGTTGCTGCTGCATCAGACAAAAAAGCTGGTTTTTCACAAGAggaatttatcaaattcttcaGAATCCGTTTCAACGAATGGGATGAAGCATCAATGGTTAGAATGTTCAAATTATTCGATTCTGATGGT aatggtgTGATTGATGTTAAAGAGTTTATTACAGCTCTTTATATGATGACAAGAGCACCAACTACAGATAAATTaggatttttatttgatttattcgATAGTGATAAAAGTGGTTATCTTGAAGCTggagaaattgaaaaattagttAATATTGTAGTTGTATGTAGCAGTGCAATGGGTTACACAACAAGTGAAgcaattgattttgtttattcTATCACTTCCATAAAAATTTCTCGTGAAGAATTTGTAAAATCAGCTTCTCAATCAGACAAGTTCGTTAGAATGATATGTTTCTATGACAACCCTTGcaaacaattattatattaa